In Candidatus Alcyoniella australis, one genomic interval encodes:
- the ndk gene encoding nucleoside-diphosphate kinase, with translation MATELTFAIVKPNAVAAGHVGTVLSRIEAEGLGLRAMKLMQLSVEQAGGFYAVHRGKPFFDELCQFMASGPIVALILEGENAIVRWREIMGATNPANAAPGTLRAQIGESLSENSVHGSDAPDTAAFETGYFFNAMERI, from the coding sequence ATGGCAACAGAATTGACTTTCGCAATCGTTAAGCCCAACGCCGTGGCCGCGGGCCACGTGGGCACCGTTCTTTCACGCATCGAGGCCGAGGGGCTGGGGCTCAGGGCGATGAAGCTGATGCAGCTCTCGGTCGAGCAGGCCGGCGGCTTCTACGCCGTGCATCGCGGCAAGCCGTTTTTCGACGAGCTATGCCAGTTCATGGCCTCGGGTCCGATCGTGGCGCTGATTCTCGAGGGCGAGAACGCCATCGTCCGCTGGCGCGAGATCATGGGCGCCACCAATCCGGCCAACGCGGCCCCGGGCACATTGCGCGCCCAGATCGGCGAGTCGCTGTCGGAAAACTCGGTGCACGGCTCGGACGCCCCGGATACAGCGGCGTTCGAGACCGGCTACTTTTTCAACGCGATGGAACGCATTTAG
- a CDS encoding 2-oxoacid:acceptor oxidoreductase subunit alpha, with translation MGWRESMVYSPGLRLMSGNEACAEAAIYAGCRFFGGYPITPSTEIAEILSFRLPQNGGHFIQMEDEIASIASVLGASLGGVKSLTATSGPGFSLMQENIGYGCIAEIPCVIIDVQRGGPSTGVPTGSSQGDIMQARWGTHGDHPSIALYPASVTECFELTVRAFNLAEHYRTPVILLSDEIIGHMREAFTMPVVGELKVYDRRRPRRDPDNYQPYEGDIPTISAFGEGYRFHVTGLYHDDSGFPTNDPTSIGRQERRIVRKVIKNRHDIIEYDGRFLDDAKVVVVAAGAVARSAIAAVKRARANGRKVGLFRLKTIWPFPQDEIEQLAANVDTFIVPEMNMGQLFEIVTMAAKGQAQIKRINRVDCEIITPSQIQRMIRESF, from the coding sequence ATGGGTTGGCGCGAGTCGATGGTCTACAGCCCCGGGCTGCGGCTGATGAGCGGCAACGAGGCCTGCGCCGAGGCGGCGATCTACGCCGGATGCCGTTTCTTCGGCGGCTATCCGATCACTCCCTCGACCGAGATCGCCGAGATCCTCTCGTTCCGTCTGCCGCAAAACGGCGGGCACTTCATTCAGATGGAGGACGAGATCGCCAGCATCGCCTCGGTGCTCGGCGCCAGCCTGGGCGGGGTCAAGTCGCTGACCGCCACCTCGGGCCCGGGCTTCTCGCTGATGCAGGAGAACATCGGCTACGGCTGCATCGCCGAGATTCCCTGCGTGATCATCGACGTGCAACGCGGCGGCCCGAGCACCGGCGTTCCCACCGGCTCGAGCCAGGGCGACATCATGCAGGCGCGCTGGGGGACCCACGGCGACCACCCGTCGATCGCGCTCTACCCCGCTTCGGTGACCGAGTGCTTCGAGCTCACCGTGCGCGCCTTCAATCTTGCCGAGCACTACCGCACGCCGGTGATCCTGCTCTCGGACGAGATCATCGGCCACATGCGCGAGGCGTTCACCATGCCCGTGGTCGGCGAGCTCAAGGTCTACGACCGCCGCCGCCCGCGGCGCGACCCGGACAATTACCAGCCCTACGAGGGCGACATCCCGACGATCAGCGCCTTTGGCGAGGGCTACCGTTTTCACGTCACCGGCCTGTACCACGACGACAGCGGTTTCCCGACCAACGATCCGACCAGCATCGGCCGCCAGGAGCGCCGCATCGTGCGCAAAGTGATTAAAAACCGCCATGACATCATCGAGTACGACGGCCGGTTCCTCGACGACGCCAAGGTCGTGGTGGTCGCGGCCGGCGCCGTAGCGCGTTCGGCCATCGCCGCGGTCAAACGGGCGCGGGCCAACGGCCGCAAGGTCGGACTGTTCCGGCTCAAGACGATCTGGCCCTTCCCCCAGGACGAGATCGAGCAGCTCGCCGCAAATGTCGATACCTTCATCGTCCCCGAGATGAACATGGGCCAGCTGTTCGAGATCGTCACCATGGCGGCCAAGGGACAGGCCCAAATCAAGCGCATCAACCGCGTGGACTGCGAGATCATCACCCCCTCGCAGATCCAGCGCATGATCAGGGAGAGCTTCTGA
- a CDS encoding 4Fe-4S binding protein: protein MGTDKQAPAAAGKPAARAAPRPKNKTKNKKRKPPRIEIREDFCKACGICVEFCPANVLELRQTHVVVVNLAACTKCMMCELRCPDFAIAVFDLDEKKAEA, encoded by the coding sequence ATGGGTACTGACAAACAGGCCCCAGCGGCCGCGGGCAAGCCTGCGGCACGGGCCGCGCCCCGGCCCAAAAATAAAACCAAGAACAAGAAACGCAAGCCGCCGCGCATCGAGATTCGCGAGGATTTCTGCAAGGCCTGCGGGATCTGCGTCGAGTTCTGCCCGGCGAACGTGCTCGAGCTGCGGCAGACCCACGTGGTGGTGGTCAACCTGGCGGCCTGCACCAAGTGCATGATGTGCGAGCTGCGCTGTCCGGACTTCGCCATCGCGGTGTTCGACCTGGACGAGAAAAAAGCGGAGGCCTGA
- a CDS encoding (Fe-S)-binding protein, whose protein sequence is MSIFKTRRKEIEYCTFCPKMCRFSCPVANATARETHTPWGRMTILHFVNDGKQEFNREVVVNTYKCLTCMLCNTYCEHKIDVPGTMLDARAAAVQMQIIPREVQEYRTSFLEHNNPVGEDLLSRLRGIVPKSLFNAGAQVGYFASCGNIYNYPNVITDTFKVFEALGIDYVAVHDGQIQCSGYTLNVLGLTKDYKLHAQRVADELQKYKTVIAADPSDAYELKFRYKEIGVDLAPQVLHISEFLMPFFEQNKVPIKTPFPKKVIWHDPCYLGRYLGVYEAPRLILQAICREPVGEFSWNREDSYCCGGGGGMPITNPEISMQIARHRLSEVLESEGKTLVSNCPTCERMFQKADPQVDVRDLVSLIARTL, encoded by the coding sequence ATGAGCATCTTCAAGACCCGACGCAAGGAGATCGAGTACTGCACATTTTGCCCCAAGATGTGCCGCTTCTCCTGCCCGGTGGCCAACGCCACCGCGCGCGAGACTCACACACCCTGGGGCCGGATGACGATCCTGCACTTCGTCAACGACGGCAAGCAGGAATTCAACCGCGAGGTCGTGGTCAACACCTACAAGTGCCTGACCTGCATGCTGTGCAACACCTACTGCGAACACAAGATCGACGTGCCGGGCACGATGCTCGACGCGCGCGCCGCGGCCGTGCAGATGCAGATCATCCCGCGCGAGGTGCAGGAGTACCGCACATCGTTCCTGGAGCACAACAACCCGGTGGGCGAGGATCTGCTCTCCCGGCTGCGCGGAATCGTTCCCAAGTCGCTGTTCAACGCCGGTGCCCAGGTCGGGTACTTCGCAAGCTGCGGCAACATCTACAACTACCCCAACGTGATCACCGACACCTTCAAGGTCTTCGAGGCCCTGGGGATCGACTACGTGGCCGTGCACGACGGCCAGATCCAATGCAGCGGCTACACGCTCAACGTGCTGGGCCTGACCAAAGACTACAAACTCCACGCTCAGCGCGTGGCCGACGAGCTCCAGAAATACAAGACCGTGATCGCCGCCGACCCCAGCGACGCCTACGAGCTGAAATTCCGCTACAAAGAGATCGGCGTTGATCTCGCGCCGCAGGTGCTGCACATCAGCGAGTTTCTGATGCCGTTCTTTGAGCAGAACAAGGTGCCGATTAAAACGCCGTTTCCCAAAAAGGTAATTTGGCATGACCCGTGCTACCTGGGACGCTACCTGGGCGTGTACGAAGCGCCGCGGCTGATCCTGCAGGCGATCTGCCGCGAGCCGGTGGGCGAGTTCAGCTGGAACCGCGAAGATTCCTACTGCTGCGGCGGCGGCGGCGGGATGCCGATCACCAACCCCGAGATCTCGATGCAGATCGCGCGGCACCGCCTGAGCGAGGTGCTCGAGTCCGAGGGCAAGACGCTGGTCAGTAACTGCCCGACCTGCGAGCGAATGTTCCAGAAAGCCGACCCACAAGTCGATGTGCGCGACCTGGTCAGCTTAATCGCGAGGACGCTCTGA
- a CDS encoding PEGA domain-containing protein: MYRSLAVALILILALAGTALAAVSIEDAVGQFLFAGNVGSDYQYGFIEFSADHEYVWVIHVDTDHDQLEDRYEVRRGSYEVRRNAQGEPGLYLLPQGGEPGFLEQTDFSGLRLSAFTYEGFSFHRRRPADSLFDMSGDQPELSGQLEVISVPPGAAIWLDGKRVPGSTPLTIESTSAGVEHTLRAELVDHQPQLTTFTLKPNQRKRIEVKLASGKATFALKTEPVVKVWMDGRFIGATPMWREDIEAGLHSVELRNDALGIRESFEVQIEEGRVWKKVMRWEGTIELRSDVQCNVFLDDEQLGVTPLSVKLPVGVHRLELRPPDEHHGRRLFVTIKLDQATSLDVIYQDLDR; encoded by the coding sequence ATGTACCGTTCGCTGGCCGTCGCGTTGATTTTGATCTTGGCGTTGGCCGGTACGGCGTTGGCCGCGGTCTCGATTGAGGACGCGGTGGGCCAGTTTCTGTTCGCGGGCAACGTGGGCAGCGATTACCAGTACGGGTTCATCGAGTTCTCGGCCGACCACGAGTACGTGTGGGTAATCCACGTCGATACTGACCACGACCAGCTCGAGGACCGCTACGAGGTGCGGCGCGGCAGCTACGAGGTGCGGCGCAACGCCCAGGGCGAGCCCGGCCTCTACCTGCTGCCCCAGGGCGGCGAGCCGGGATTTCTGGAGCAGACCGACTTCTCCGGGCTGCGGCTTTCGGCGTTCACCTACGAGGGGTTCTCGTTCCACCGCAGGCGTCCGGCCGACTCGTTGTTCGACATGTCGGGCGACCAGCCCGAGCTCAGCGGACAGCTCGAGGTGATCAGCGTGCCGCCGGGCGCAGCGATCTGGCTCGACGGCAAACGTGTGCCCGGCTCGACTCCGCTGACCATCGAATCGACGAGCGCGGGTGTGGAGCACACCCTGCGCGCGGAGCTGGTCGATCACCAGCCGCAGCTGACGACCTTTACGCTCAAGCCCAACCAACGCAAACGAATCGAGGTCAAGCTCGCCTCGGGCAAAGCCACCTTCGCGCTCAAGACCGAGCCGGTGGTCAAGGTCTGGATGGACGGGCGGTTCATCGGCGCCACGCCGATGTGGCGTGAGGACATCGAAGCCGGTCTGCACAGCGTAGAGCTGCGCAACGATGCCCTGGGCATCCGCGAGAGCTTCGAGGTCCAGATCGAGGAAGGGCGGGTCTGGAAGAAGGTCATGCGCTGGGAGGGGACCATCGAGCTGCGCTCGGACGTTCAGTGCAATGTTTTTCTCGACGACGAACAGCTCGGCGTCACGCCGCTGAGCGTCAAGCTGCCCGTCGGCGTACATCGCCTGGAACTGCGTCCTCCTGACGAGCATCACGGCCGACGGCTGTTCGTCACCATCAAGCTCGACCAAGCCACCAGCCTCGACGTGATCTACCAGGACCTCGATCGCTGA
- a CDS encoding Xaa-Pro peptidase family protein — MPLTQSHKQFLTPKGEIDARLAALRTALERQGIAAAWIEHKSDLLYYCGSLQDGVLLVPASGPTVFYVRASRERAAFEASVEVQPFPGFRALAAELTQLCTQGAAGLTLDVIPASTYLRLAKALDTVEIKDLAPTIRLQRATKSQWEIEQLRGAAQQAMGALRYIPTQLKPGISELELSALIEAQLRRLGHGGVLRLRRMGQELALIMAVSGASASYPTNFDGPVGGEAPYPSVAAGAGRNTIVADSSFMSDMVTMYNGYHSDNARTFFLGADPPPQLRAAHDFCVEALQRLESAARPGRTCADVFCEVDAWAKQVGEPPGFMGFGENRVKFFGHGVGLELDELPVIADRVELELQAGMIIAVEPKAFLPQIGPAGLENTYLVTDQGLVSLCDHPHGLILVTDYL, encoded by the coding sequence TTGCCGTTGACGCAGAGCCACAAGCAATTTCTCACGCCCAAAGGCGAGATCGACGCGCGCCTGGCCGCCCTGCGAACGGCCCTCGAGCGCCAGGGGATCGCCGCGGCCTGGATCGAGCACAAGAGCGACCTGCTGTACTACTGCGGCTCGCTGCAGGACGGCGTGCTGCTGGTGCCCGCGTCCGGACCAACGGTGTTCTACGTGCGCGCCAGCCGCGAGCGCGCGGCCTTTGAGGCGTCGGTGGAGGTCCAACCGTTCCCGGGATTTCGCGCGCTGGCCGCTGAGCTGACGCAGCTGTGTACCCAGGGTGCGGCGGGCCTGACGCTGGACGTGATTCCCGCATCGACCTATCTGCGGCTGGCCAAGGCTCTGGACACGGTCGAGATCAAGGACCTGGCCCCGACCATTCGCCTACAACGCGCAACCAAATCGCAGTGGGAGATCGAGCAACTGCGCGGGGCCGCGCAACAGGCGATGGGCGCGCTACGCTACATCCCCACGCAGCTTAAGCCCGGCATCAGCGAACTCGAGCTATCGGCGCTGATCGAGGCCCAGCTGCGACGGCTGGGGCACGGCGGCGTGCTGCGGCTGCGACGCATGGGCCAGGAGCTGGCGCTGATCATGGCGGTCTCCGGCGCGTCGGCGAGTTACCCGACCAACTTCGACGGCCCGGTGGGCGGCGAGGCGCCTTACCCTTCGGTGGCCGCGGGCGCGGGACGCAACACGATCGTCGCCGACAGCAGCTTTATGAGCGACATGGTGACGATGTACAACGGCTACCACTCGGACAACGCGCGCACGTTCTTTCTCGGTGCCGATCCGCCTCCGCAGCTGCGCGCGGCCCACGATTTTTGCGTCGAGGCGCTGCAACGTCTGGAGTCCGCGGCGCGTCCGGGTCGTACTTGCGCCGATGTCTTCTGCGAGGTCGACGCCTGGGCCAAGCAGGTCGGCGAGCCGCCGGGCTTCATGGGATTCGGCGAGAATCGGGTCAAATTCTTCGGTCACGGCGTGGGTCTGGAACTCGACGAGCTGCCGGTGATCGCCGACCGCGTGGAACTCGAGCTGCAAGCGGGAATGATTATCGCGGTGGAGCCCAAGGCCTTTTTACCGCAGATCGGACCGGCCGGGTTGGAGAATACCTACTTGGTGACGGACCAGGGATTGGTCAGCCTCTGCGACCATCCGCACGGCCTGATTTTAGTCACGGACTATCTGTAG
- a CDS encoding 2-oxoacid:ferredoxin oxidoreductase subunit beta gives MAFDYYQYLRTENLPHIWCPGCGHGIVLKALLRAIDRLKLSKDELCLVSGIGCASRLPGYVDVNTLHTTHGRAIPFATGLKLVKPDLKVIITSGDGDAVAIGGNHFIHGCRRNLDITLIIFNNLIYGMTGGQQSPTTPMNRMSTTTPLGNPNDPFDFAELAKAAGATFVARSTTYHVRLLDRVIQQAIEHKGFSVVEVLEDCPTQYGRRNNLRTPAQMIARYKDLTVSVEAADKLPIEDIRGKLLVGVLHHVERSEFAERYDKIIEEARGASS, from the coding sequence GTGGCTTTCGACTACTACCAATATCTGCGGACCGAGAACCTGCCCCACATCTGGTGCCCCGGCTGCGGCCACGGGATAGTGCTCAAGGCGCTGCTGCGGGCCATCGACCGGCTCAAGCTCTCCAAAGACGAGCTGTGCCTGGTCTCGGGCATCGGCTGCGCCAGCCGACTGCCGGGCTACGTGGACGTCAACACGCTGCACACCACCCACGGCCGGGCGATCCCCTTTGCCACCGGGCTCAAGCTGGTCAAGCCCGATCTCAAGGTGATCATCACCTCGGGCGACGGCGACGCGGTGGCGATCGGCGGCAACCACTTCATCCACGGCTGCCGACGCAACCTGGACATAACGCTGATCATCTTCAACAACCTGATCTACGGCATGACCGGCGGTCAGCAGAGCCCGACCACGCCGATGAACCGTATGTCAACCACCACGCCGCTGGGCAATCCCAACGACCCGTTCGACTTCGCCGAGCTGGCTAAGGCCGCGGGCGCGACCTTCGTCGCCCGATCCACGACCTATCACGTGCGGCTGCTTGATCGCGTGATTCAGCAGGCGATCGAACATAAGGGGTTCAGCGTGGTCGAAGTGCTCGAGGACTGCCCGACTCAGTACGGTCGGCGCAACAACCTGCGCACGCCGGCGCAGATGATCGCGCGCTACAAAGATCTGACGGTCAGCGTTGAGGCCGCGGACAAGCTGCCGATCGAGGACATCCGCGGCAAGCTGCTGGTCGGCGTGCTGCATCATGTCGAGCGGTCCGAGTTCGCCGAACGCTACGACAAGATCATCGAGGAGGCGCGGGGCGCATCCTCTTAA
- a CDS encoding diacylglycerol kinase family lipid kinase, which produces MTKKPRAFAVVNPNSANGSTEQEWDAIHAALEAALGELDFGFTQAVGDAANVARRAVKAGHELIISVGGDGTNNEIVNGMFEHGAPINPRARLGFVCCGTGGDLRRTLGVPKDLRQACEVLVRGNTRRIDLGRFSFFDHSGRRAERYFINITSFGIGGEIDARVNRTTKVLGGFASFLWASFASVVDYRNKPVELTVDGNPIEPRRIFNVAVANGRCFGGGMQVAPDADPADGLFDVVLIGDLTKLEVVTQMTRIYSGRHLSHPKVEVLRARRVEAHSDEIVLLDVDGEQPGRLPATFEIVPAALDVIV; this is translated from the coding sequence ATGACCAAAAAGCCACGCGCATTTGCCGTGGTCAATCCCAACTCCGCCAACGGCTCCACCGAGCAGGAGTGGGACGCGATTCACGCCGCACTCGAGGCCGCGCTGGGCGAACTGGACTTCGGATTTACCCAAGCGGTCGGCGACGCGGCCAACGTCGCGCGTCGCGCGGTGAAAGCCGGTCACGAGCTGATCATCTCGGTGGGGGGCGACGGCACCAACAACGAGATCGTCAACGGCATGTTCGAGCACGGAGCGCCGATCAATCCGCGAGCCCGGCTGGGTTTCGTCTGCTGCGGCACGGGCGGCGATCTGCGCCGGACCCTGGGCGTGCCCAAGGACCTGCGGCAGGCCTGCGAGGTGCTGGTGCGCGGCAACACGCGACGCATCGACCTGGGGCGCTTCAGCTTTTTCGACCACTCCGGCCGCCGCGCCGAGCGCTACTTCATCAACATCACCAGCTTCGGCATCGGCGGCGAGATCGACGCGCGGGTCAACCGCACGACCAAGGTCCTGGGCGGATTCGCCAGTTTTCTCTGGGCGAGCTTCGCCAGCGTCGTGGACTATCGCAACAAGCCGGTCGAGCTTACAGTGGACGGCAATCCGATCGAGCCGCGGCGGATTTTCAACGTGGCTGTGGCCAACGGCCGTTGCTTCGGCGGCGGCATGCAGGTCGCGCCGGACGCCGACCCCGCGGACGGGCTGTTCGACGTGGTGCTGATCGGCGATCTGACCAAACTCGAGGTTGTCACGCAGATGACCCGGATCTACAGCGGCCGGCACCTGAGCCATCCCAAGGTCGAGGTGCTGCGCGCGCGGCGGGTCGAGGCGCACAGCGATGAAATTGTGCTGCTGGATGTGGACGGCGAGCAGCCCGGGCGGCTGCCCGCGACGTTCGAGATCGTTCCGGCGGCGCTGGATGTAATTGTATAG
- a CDS encoding 2-oxoacid:acceptor oxidoreductase family protein, translated as MSRKIELRLAGSGGQGLVLAGIILAEAAVLYDGKRAVQTQSYGPEARGGASKSEVIISQEDIDYPKCENLDVLLALTQESCNKYVDDLKATGTLLLDTDQVGGIPKGPWEKVICIPFLAIARDQLGKQMVANIVALGALVALTGVVTREAIEQAVLNRVPKGTEDLNKRALEAGFEAARKAA; from the coding sequence ATGTCGAGAAAAATCGAGCTGCGACTCGCTGGATCCGGTGGACAGGGGTTGGTGCTGGCGGGAATCATCCTGGCCGAGGCCGCCGTGCTGTACGACGGCAAGCGGGCGGTGCAGACCCAGAGCTACGGGCCCGAGGCCCGCGGCGGCGCCAGCAAGAGCGAGGTGATCATCAGCCAGGAGGACATCGACTATCCCAAGTGCGAAAACCTCGACGTGCTGCTGGCCCTGACTCAGGAGAGCTGCAACAAGTACGTCGACGACCTCAAGGCCACGGGCACGCTGCTGCTTGACACCGATCAGGTCGGCGGCATTCCAAAGGGGCCTTGGGAAAAAGTGATCTGCATTCCATTCCTGGCCATCGCCCGCGACCAATTGGGCAAACAGATGGTGGCAAACATCGTGGCCCTGGGCGCGCTGGTCGCGCTCACCGGCGTGGTCACTCGCGAGGCCATCGAACAGGCTGTACTCAACCGCGTCCCCAAGGGGACCGAAGACCTCAACAAGCGGGCGCTCGAGGCAGGCTTCGAGGCGGCCCGCAAGGCGGCATAG
- a CDS encoding FAD-binding oxidoreductase codes for MSLLPKSTPHFELQSRLKDIFGETRVSRSDLDRVAYARDLWPRLQLETRHGEVSNPPEFVVWPQSPTEVSQLLRLANDMHFPVIPYGAGSGVCGGTLPISGGVICDLKLLNRIIKLNHKAMTVTVQAGIIGEHLERELNRHGYTLGHFPSSIYCSTLGGYLAARSAGQLSTLYGKIEDMVVRLQAVLPDGTIMQTRRTPRSATGPDFDQVLVGSEGTLCVITWATLRIHLMPADRSFRAFTFDGLEKGVEAIRLMMRRGVKPAAVRLYDETDTALAMAAIEMEASGNLLILTFEGEPRMVAAYEGIAEQICLEAGGVDQGEKPARHWFEHRYAISYNQSKILSADRMVLDTIEVAAPWSGLLKLYKTMSNAISKHLTCMAHISHAYPDGASIYFTIIGLADEGKDIKLYDKVWDSALKACLRAGGVISHHHGVGLLKARFYEQQAPESVRLVRELKARLDPNNVLNPGKLGLS; via the coding sequence ATGTCGCTGCTGCCCAAAAGCACGCCGCATTTCGAACTGCAATCGCGGCTCAAAGACATCTTCGGCGAGACGCGCGTCAGCCGTTCGGACCTCGATCGCGTGGCCTATGCCCGCGACCTGTGGCCGCGCTTGCAACTCGAGACGCGCCACGGCGAGGTGAGTAATCCGCCGGAGTTCGTGGTTTGGCCCCAAAGCCCCACCGAGGTCAGCCAGCTATTGCGGTTGGCCAACGATATGCACTTCCCGGTGATCCCCTATGGCGCGGGCAGCGGAGTCTGCGGCGGCACGCTGCCGATAAGCGGCGGTGTGATCTGCGACCTGAAGCTGCTCAACCGGATTATCAAGCTCAACCACAAGGCGATGACCGTCACGGTCCAGGCCGGGATTATCGGCGAACACCTCGAGCGCGAGCTCAACCGCCACGGCTACACCCTGGGGCACTTCCCGAGCAGCATCTATTGCTCGACCCTCGGCGGCTATTTGGCGGCGCGTAGCGCGGGCCAGCTTTCGACGCTCTACGGCAAAATCGAGGACATGGTGGTGCGGCTGCAGGCCGTGCTGCCCGACGGCACCATAATGCAGACCCGGCGCACGCCGCGCTCGGCCACCGGCCCGGATTTCGATCAGGTGCTGGTCGGCTCCGAGGGCACGCTGTGCGTGATCACCTGGGCCACCCTGCGCATCCACCTGATGCCCGCCGATCGCTCCTTCCGCGCCTTTACCTTCGATGGCCTCGAGAAGGGCGTCGAGGCCATCCGGCTGATGATGCGCCGCGGAGTAAAGCCCGCGGCCGTGCGGCTCTACGACGAGACCGATACCGCGCTGGCGATGGCCGCGATCGAGATGGAGGCCAGCGGCAACCTGCTGATCCTGACCTTCGAGGGCGAGCCGCGGATGGTCGCGGCCTACGAGGGAATCGCCGAGCAGATATGTCTCGAGGCCGGCGGCGTGGACCAAGGCGAGAAGCCGGCGCGTCACTGGTTCGAGCATCGCTACGCCATCAGCTACAACCAGAGCAAGATCCTCTCGGCCGACCGGATGGTGCTCGACACGATTGAGGTCGCCGCGCCCTGGTCGGGGCTGCTCAAGCTCTACAAGACCATGAGCAACGCGATCTCCAAGCACCTGACCTGCATGGCCCACATCTCTCACGCCTACCCCGACGGCGCCTCGATCTACTTCACGATCATCGGCCTCGCCGACGAGGGCAAGGACATCAAGCTTTACGACAAGGTCTGGGACTCCGCGCTCAAGGCCTGCCTGCGGGCCGGCGGAGTCATCAGCCACCACCATGGCGTGGGTCTGCTCAAGGCGCGTTTCTACGAGCAGCAGGCCCCGGAGTCGGTGCGCTTGGTGCGCGAGCTCAAGGCGCGCCTGGACCCGAACAATGTACTTAACCCTGGCAAGCTGGGATTGTCATGA
- the mdh gene encoding malate dehydrogenase, protein MRRAKITIIGAGNVGATAAHWVASKDLGDVVLVDVVQGVPQGKCLDLTETAPLEDIDVTLVGTNDYAETANSDVIIVTAGLARKPGMSRDDLLLRNAEVVSEVVRSSTQHSPDAFVIVVTNPLDAMCHVALKASGFPSHRVVGMAGLLDSSRFRAFIGMELKVSVEDIVAFVMGGHGDQMVPLPRLSSVGGIPLTTLLAPERIEALVQRTRMAGGEIVALLKTGSAYYSPSASAVRMAAAYINDRRRVIPCSALLSGQYGIDGLYIGVPILLGGKGVEQIFEIELNQDELAAMQRSADAVGELVEVLNKHGY, encoded by the coding sequence ATGAGACGGGCAAAGATCACGATTATCGGTGCGGGGAACGTCGGCGCCACCGCGGCGCACTGGGTGGCGAGCAAAGATCTGGGCGACGTGGTGCTGGTCGACGTGGTCCAGGGCGTGCCCCAGGGCAAGTGCCTCGACCTGACCGAGACCGCGCCGCTGGAGGACATCGACGTTACGCTGGTGGGCACCAACGACTATGCCGAAACCGCGAACTCGGACGTGATCATCGTTACCGCCGGACTGGCGCGCAAACCGGGGATGAGCCGCGACGACTTGCTGCTGCGCAACGCCGAGGTCGTTTCCGAAGTTGTACGCAGCTCCACGCAGCACAGCCCCGACGCGTTCGTGATCGTTGTCACCAACCCGCTGGACGCGATGTGTCACGTGGCGCTCAAGGCCTCGGGCTTCCCCAGCCACCGGGTGGTGGGCATGGCCGGGCTGCTCGACTCCTCACGTTTCCGCGCCTTTATCGGCATGGAGCTCAAGGTCAGCGTCGAGGACATCGTGGCGTTCGTGATGGGCGGGCACGGCGACCAGATGGTGCCCCTGCCGCGGCTGAGCTCGGTGGGCGGCATCCCGCTGACCACGCTGCTGGCTCCGGAGCGGATCGAGGCCCTGGTTCAGCGCACCCGGATGGCCGGCGGCGAGATCGTCGCGCTGCTCAAGACCGGTAGCGCCTACTATTCCCCCAGCGCCTCGGCCGTGCGTATGGCCGCGGCCTACATCAACGACCGTCGACGCGTGATACCCTGTTCCGCGCTGCTCAGCGGGCAGTACGGGATCGACGGCCTGTACATCGGCGTACCGATCCTGCTCGGAGGAAAGGGCGTGGAACAGATCTTCGAGATCGAGCTGAACCAAGACGAATTGGCCGCGATGCAACGCTCGGCCGACGCGGTTGGGGAGCTTGTGGAGGTTCTGAACAAACATGGGTACTGA